The proteins below come from a single Panicum hallii strain FIL2 chromosome 7, PHallii_v3.1, whole genome shotgun sequence genomic window:
- the LOC112900495 gene encoding subtilisin-like protease SBT2.4 has product MECAEECQDTEALRWGAGILRGSVVVCSFSQGFYNGTSTVTAILDVAEALGFAGFVLVASEQYGDFLAQPLPFCVSGVMVPRVADAQVMWSYYAAHTVYAGSATVFGATAAIAEGRAATFTDVAPVVARYSSRGPDVTDAESTPADVLKPDILAPGDQIWAAWSASSVNQPILAGNHFAMVSGTSMAAPHVGGVAALIKRRHPSWGPAAIASALSTTARRHDERKVPVMSEGFEIGSLLRAMPFDYGAGFVNPAGALDPGLVIAPEPHDYVGFLCSLPQLSPDDVRAATGLTCQAPPLSSPADLNAPSVTVSALRGSLSVRRRVMNVASDTETYLCSTLPPTGVDVAVRPGWFEVAPGETRELAIELSVTRASGAFSFGEIVLTGSLGHLARLPLAVRPLATP; this is encoded by the exons ATGGAATGCGCAGAGGAATGCCAGGACACGGAGGCGCTGCGATGGGGCGCCGGCATTCTGCGGGGAAGCGTCGTCGTCTGCTCCTTCTCGCAGGGCTTCTACAACGGCACGTCGACGGTGACCGCCATCCTCGACGTGGCGGAGGCTCTCGGGTTCGCCGGCTTCGTCCTCGTGGCCAGCGAGCAGTACGGCGACTTCCTAGCGCAGCCGCTTCCTTTCTGTGTTTCCGGCGTCATGGTCCCCCGAGTCGCCGATGCTCAG GTGATGTGGTCGTACTACGCGGCTCACACGGTCTACGCGGGTAGCGCGACAGTGTTCGGCGCCACCGCGGCGATCGCGGAGGGAAGAGCGGCGACGTTCACCGACGTGGCTCCGGTGGTGGCGCGGTACTCGTCGCGAGGGCCCGATGTCACCGACGCGGAGTCGACGCCGGCAGACGTGCTCAAGCCGGACATCCTCGCGCCGGGCGACCAGATATGGGCGGCCTGGAGCGCCTCCAGCGTCAACCAGCCAATCCTCGCCGGCAACCATTTCGCGATGGTCTCGGGCACCAGCATGGCAGCGCCGCACGTCGGCGGCGTCGCGGCACTCATCAAGCGGAGGCACCCGTCGTGGGGGCCGGCGGCCATCGCCTCCGCGCTGTCCACCACCGCCCGGAGGCACGACGAGCGCAAGGTCCCGGTCATGTCGGAGGGCTTCGAGATCGGCTCGTTGCTCCGCGCGATGCCATTCGACTACGGCGCCGGGTTCGTGAACCCCGCCGGTGCGCTGGACCCCGGTCTGGTCATCGCGCCAGAGCCCCACGACTACGTCGGCTTCCTCTGCTCCTTGCCGCAGCTTAGCCCCGACGACGTCCGGGCTGCCACCGGCTTGACGTGCCAGGCGCCGCCGCTGTCTTCTCCGGCGGACCTCAACGCGCCGTCCGTCACCGTGTCCGCGCTGCGGGGGTCCCTGTCCGTCCGGCGCAGGGTGATGAACGTGGCGAGCGATACCGAGACGTACCTCTGCTCCACGCTGCCGCCGACCGGGGTGGACGTCGCCGTGCGGCCAGGGTGGTTCGAGGTGGCACCCGGGGAAACGCGGGAGCTGGCGATCGAGCTCAGTGTGACCAGGGCGTCTGGGGCGTTCAGCTTCGGTGAGATCGTTCTTACCGGGAGCTTGGGTCACCTGGCGAGGCTGCCGCTGGCCGTGCGGCCCCTTGCGACGCCATGA
- the LOC112899053 gene encoding DNA repair protein RAD5B-like, translated as MLVSVDDDSSGWQESPSQAVLFADEIAAVRAVLGAGLPEARVVAALSRYGGNAERAINALLDDSAGAAEAGPTYRGRGGGAAPKPVKAERDVGGAPPPAKVKAEALDDEVVGSQDSGAASAKADAKVKGEPANWCAKEPSVVPHQVKKEERPAGGGRDAPRKGAAAAAAAAARGSGGGISLVPRPKKRPREEVETIDLTATHPVPYLNSRPIRALPPPVNPRPILVVPPLDVRMYDPGPVLPAPPPVDVEMYEPRPRPLRAAAPAPVPAPVTDMRMVVAPPDAEFGNFPEERDWLLVGKSYVPGLSTNRGRRRMDAGEIVHFAFPSSERSYGGVKMSAKKVAALAAIVRFSTKRAGEIGRLPQEWTQCLVPLVNSSKVKIHGKIVFPTIELRLMQEILLYASFYIHKSVFTEMDNSSCDMLDHANVNFSSSPLHQLLTLLKLKASNKDDFSLGDLSTRKLQRILRGNHNSGDESTPVLGQTFLEQGPDEQAISEAALNKLVGTAETFDLEEAEPPSTLVSVLKPYQKQALFWMSKLEKGMDANEATKTLNPCWSAYNIADKRAPAVYVNLFTGQATTQFPSATGTARGGILADAMGLGKTVMTIALILSNPRGECSNYIERDTRGLRDHGTRARTSRSSVRGGTLIVCPMPLLGQWKDELEAHSIPGALSVFVHYGGDKTDNLMLMAQHDVVLTTYGVLSAAYKANGRSIFHRMDWYRIVLDEAHTIKSPKTKGAQAAFGLNSECRWCLTGTPLQNNLEDLYSLFCFLHVKPWCNANWWQKLIQKPYENGDDRGLKIVRAILRPLMLRRTKETKDKIGNPILVLPPAHIEVVECEQSEHERDFYEALFRRSKVQFDKFVAQGSVLNNYANILELLLRLRQCCNHPFLVISRADPQKYADLDQLAQRFLEGVQSCSGRQNALPSRAYVEEVVEEIRQGATTECPICLESASDDPVLTPCAHRMCRECLLSSWRTPDGGPCPLCRSHISKSDLIILPAQCRFQVDAENNWKDSCKVSKLILILEDLQKKREKSIVFSQFTSFFDLLEIPFNHKGMKFLRYDGRLSQKHKEKVLKEFSESQDKLVLLMSLKAGGVGLNLTAASNVFLMDPWWNPAVEEQAIMRIHRIGQKRAVQVRRFIVKDTVEERMQQVQVCKQRMISGALTDEEVRGARIEHLKMLFT; from the exons ATGCTGGTCTCCGTCGACGACGACTCCTCCGGCTGGCAGGAGTCCCCATCGCAGGCCGTCCTCTTCGCCGATGAGATCGCCGCCGTGCGCGCCGTCCTGGGCGCGGGCCTCCCCGAGGCCCGCGTCGTCGCCGCGCTCTCCCGGTACGGTGGCAACGCCGAGCGCGCCATCAACGCGCTCCTCGACGactccgccggcgccgccgaggcGGGGCCCACCTAcaggggccgcggcggcggtgccgCCCCGAAGCCGGTCAAGGCGGAGCGCGACGTCGgcggagccccgccgcccgccaaGGTGAAGGCCGAGGCCCTCGACGACGAGGTCGTGGGGAGCCAAGATTCCGGCGCCGCCTCCGCAAAGGCCGATGCCAAGGTGAAGGGCGAGCCGGCCAATTGGTGCGCCAAAGAGCCGTCGGTGGTGCCGCATCAGGTCAAGAAGGAGGAGAggcccgccggcggcggccgtgacgcGCCAAGAAAaggcgctgctgctgccgcggcggcggcggcgagaggcaGCGGAGGAGGCATAAGCCTCGTGCCGCGGCCGAAGAAGAGGCCGAGGGAGGAGGTGGAGACCATCGACCTCACCGCCACCCATCCTGTACCGTACCTCAACTCGAGGCCCATCCGAGCCCTGCCGCCGCCCGTCAACCCGAGGCCCATCCTGGTGGTGCCGCCCCTGGACGTCCGGATGTACGACCCGGGGCCCGTcctgcctgcgccgccgcctgtgGACGTGGAGATGTACGAACCGCGGCCGCGGCCCCTCAGGGCGGCTGCGCCTGCCCCTGTCCCTGCCCCGGTAACTGACATGAGGATGGTGGTGGCACCGCCGGACGCCGAGTTTGGCAACTTCCCCGAGGAGCGTGACTGGTTGCTCGTCGGCAAGTCCTATGTGCCCGGGTTGTCCACCAACcgtgggaggaggaggatggaCGCCGGGGAGATCGTCCATTTCGCATTCCCTTCGTCCGAGAGGAGCTATGGCGGGGTAAAGATGTCAGCCAAGAAGGTGGCGGCTCTGGCGGCGATTGTGCGCTTCTCCACCAAACGAGCTGGAGAG ATTGGGAGGCTACCACAAGAGTGGACGCAATGCCTTGTCCCGCTTGTCAACTCGTCCAAGGTCAAGATTCACGGGAAGATTGTGTTCCCAACAATAGAACTGAGGCTGATGCAGGAGATTTTGCTGTATGCTAG CTTCTACATCCACAAATCTGTGTTCACTGAAATGGACAACTCATCATGTGACATGCTCGATCATGCAAATGTCAATTTCTCTTCCAGTCCTCTTCATCAATTGCTTACTTTACTCAAGCTAAAGGCATCCAACAAG GATGATTTCTCTCTTGGTGACCTCAGCACAAGAAAGTTGCAGCGAATTCTAAGG GGGAACCATAACAGCGGCGATGAATCCACTCCTGTGCTTGGCCAGACCTTTCTAGAGCAAGGCCCTGATGAGCAGGCTATTTCAGAGGCTGCCTTGAACAAACTTGTTGGCACTGCTGAAACATTTGACTTAGAG GAAGCAGAGCCTCCGAGTACCCTTGTCTCTGTTCTAAAACCATACCAAAAACAAGCTCTCTTCTGGATGTCTAAATTAGAGAAGGGAATGGATGCTAATGAAGCAACAAAAACTCTCAATCCCTGTTGGAGTGCCTACAATATTGCAGACAA GAGAGCTCCTGCAGTGTATGTTAATCTTTTCACTGGTCAAGCAACAACACAATTTCCAAGTGCAACTGGGACTGCACGAGGAGGG ATACTAGCAGATGCAATGGGTCTTGGCAAAACTGTGATGACCATTGCTCTTATACTTTCAAACCCTAGGGGGGAGTGTTCCAACTATATAGAAAGAGATACAAGAGGCCTGAGAGATCATGGGACCAGAGCACGCACCTCAAGATCCTCTGTAAGAGGAGGTACACTTATTGTTTGTCCAATGCCGTTATTGGGTCAATGGAAA GATGAATTGGAGGCACATTCAATACCAGGAGCCCTTTCTGTTTTTGTGCATTATGGTGGTGATAAAACGGATAACCTCATGCTGATGGCTCAGCATGATGTTGTGTTGACGACGTATGGTGTCCTTTCAGCCGCATACAAAGCT AATGGCAGAAGCATCTTTCATAGGATGGATTGGTATAGGATTGTGCTTGATGAGGCTCACACAATCAAATCTCCTAAAACTAAAGGAGCCCAAGCAGCTTTTGGATTAAACTCAGAATGCAGATGGTGCCTTACAGGCACACCGTTGCAA AATAATTTGGAGGACCTCTACAGTCTTTTCTGCTTCTTGCATGTCAAGCCATGGTGCAATGCAAATTG GTGGCAGAAGCTTATTCAGAAACCTTATGAGAATGGTGATGATAGAGGATTGAAAATTGTTAGAGCTATTCTCAGGCCACTAATGCTGAGGAGGACCAAGGAAACAAAAGACAAGATCGGAAA TCCTATACTGGTCCTCCCTCCAGCTCATATTGAAGTTGTAGAATGTGAACAATCTGAACATGAACGTGATTTCTATGAAGCACTTTTCAGGAGGTCAAAG GTTCAATTTGACAAATTTGTAGCGCAAGGCAGTGTTCTTAACAATTATGCTAATATTCTTGAGCTACTTCTCCGGCTAAGACAATGCTGCAATCACCCTTTTCTAGTTATCAG CCGTGCTGATCCTCAAAAGTATGCTGACCTTGACCAGCTAGCACAGCGGTTCCTTGAAGGAGTCCAAAGTTGTTCTGGAAGACAGAATGCACTACCCTCACGTGCTTATGTCGAAGAGGTTGTTGAAGAGATTCGGCAGGGTGCTACTACTGAGTGCCCTATCTGCCTTGAGTCAGCTTCTGATGATCCTGTGCTCACTCCTTGCGCACATCGGATGTGCCGCGAATGCCTTCTTTCTAGCTGGAGGACTCCAGATGGAGGACCATGTCCCCTGTGTCGAAGTCACATCAGCAAATCTGACCTGATCATATTGCCTGCTCAGTGTCGCTTCCAAGTTGATGCTGAAAATAACTGGAAGGACTCCTGCAAAGTGAGCAAACTTATCTTGATTCTGGAGGATCTGCAGAAGAAAAGGGAGAAGAGCATTGTATTCAGCCAGTTCACGTCATTCTTTGATCTTCTGGAGATCCCCTTCAATCATAAGGGTATGAAGTTCCTGAGGTATGATGGCAGGTTGAGCCAGaagcataaagaaaaagttctGAAGGAGTTTAGTGAAAGTCAGGACAAGCTG GTGCTACTGATGTCACTCAAAGCTGGAGGTGTAGGGCTAAATCTTACAGCAGCATCCAATGTTTTCCTGATG GATCCATGGTGGAACCCTGCAGTGGAAGAGCAGGCTATCATGAGAATTCACCGCATTGGGCAAAAAAGAGCAGTCCAAGTGAGACGATTCATCGTGAAG GATACCGTCGAGGAGCGGATGCAACAAGTGCAAGTGTGCAAGCAGAGGATGATTTCTGGGGCACTGACAGATGAGGAAGTCCGTGGTGCTCGCATTGAGCATCTCAAGATGTTGTTTACATGA